ATTCAAGACTGCTTAAAGATCTGTCTTTATCGATAGAGTTATTGATACTTTTCTATTTGGTGGAAAGACAAGAAGACAAATTCTTAGTCTTAACAGAACTATTATTGCTTTCTTTGATTTCTTCTGCCTCTGTAGCTTATTAACTGCCCACAGTGCGTGCTCTCGGTAGCCAGTCGGACTATGTGGGAAGGGTGGTCTTTACCTATGGTCTTGGTAAGCACCATGGTgcgttaatattaatggacaacgTATCCGGCACGGCTAAGTactgcaaatgcagaagtgccttaaacctacattctatctgaattccagcagggggagactccttaaacctgcattctatctgaattccagcagggggagactccttaaacctgcattctatctgaattccagcagggggagactccttaaacctgcattctatctgaattccagcaagggggggggggggcggcgaCACTTGCAGTTGCAAAACgaggtttctgtagaagtctatgagaaagtgaagaaacaatgagtttatggtctccgtcgctagttttaagtcttcgcaacacagaatgatttttatttaaatgatggTCTCTTTGATTAAAGCAAGGGGTGTTTAAGGGCGTGGCTTTGATGGTCTGTGTAgagtgtaagggctcctccctcactccgCCCTATCGTCTAAAATCAACGGCGCCGTAACGGCAAACTCGACAAAgcatagcagatctccacaaactaGGGCCGGgcgatatacagtgggtacggaaagtattcagacccctttaaatttttcactctttgtttcattgcagccattttccaNNNNNNNNNNNNNNNNNNNNNNNNNNNNNNNNNNNNNNNNNNNNNNNNNNNNNNNNNNNNNNNNNNNNNNNNNNNNNNNNNNNNNNNNNNNNNNNNNNNNtggaaaaaggctgcaatgaaacaaagagtgaaaaatttaaaggggtctgaatactttccgtacccactgtatatcaatgttgtatcgATATTGCGATATCAGATTTGTCTTCGATTTTGGATATATCGTAATATGGACATATTTGGACTGGTCTTACAGAcggcattacagtaaagtgatgtaatgttCTGAATTtgccagactgttctagctgttctactatttacatttacccactaaatcattaaatcatttctggagaaaatgtataaaatatttcattgtgtaaataacattttgttaaagcactaatagtcaaccatacaatatcgttgcaatattgacattgaggaatatcttgatatttgattttctctatattgcccagccctaccacAAACCAATAGGTGGCACCACACATGcgctgtccattaatatacagtacacacacacacacacacacatttttctggTTCGCGCATGTATCTATTTTTAGATGTAACGGTATATGATCCACTAGTCTCTCTTTTTCTGGTttcaaaggctgcattacagcaaaCCCAGTAAattaatgtcattttctgaaattaCCAGACTTCCTAGCTGTTTTATCATTTCcctttaaccacttagtcattgtacCCACATTAGTGTAAAAAAGTTGTGAAAGCACCGACAGTCGACCCTACAATATCGCCCGCAATATCGACAttggtgtatttatttttttccatattgtTCAGCTCTGTGTCTAATTATTTtacctgtcccccccccccctcttgtCAGGTGACCAAGACAGCCTTGCAAAAGCATCTCAACTTTGAACAGGTGTGTAAAAACCCCAAGTCTACTATCTCCGACCGGGCCACAGCGCGAATCGCCACACACCCTCAGTTCAACAAGAAGATTGAGAACATCAAAGCTGCCGTGCAGGCCTTCAAAGCGGAGCGGATGAACGGCGGACGGCAGCGAGGGAaggaaaaagtgcaaaataaagCTGGGAAGGTGACTGCACAGTCGCCAGACAAGAAGGGAGAGGGAAGGAGTGAGAAAGAAGAGGACATTTCAGGTAAACAAAAGGAAGTGGTAGACCCAAAGGAAAGAGACGGTATTCTTAAACACACTAAAGATGCAACTGTCGCTGAACCTGTAAAGGAAACGGTAAaagcaactccttcagctgaTGAGGCTGACGCTCAAAGGAAAGCAGCGCCAGAGGCTAAGAATGTAAGACCAGCATCATTGAAAAGCAGTGAAGGAAAGgacagtgtaaaaaataaacctcAAAGTAAAGGTGCAGAAAAGAAACCTGACCTCGTGTCTGCACCTGAAATGCTTGAGAAAACGGAGGCTGAGGAAGAGAGTGCTTTAGAGTCCTCagatgatgaagagaaagagtACTTCGATGACAGCACGGAGGAACGTTTCCACAAGCAGTCCTCCCAATCCGAGGAGAGCGACGATGACGGCTTCTTTGTCGGGAAAGTGAGCaaatacaagaagaagaagaagaagccgaAAAGTGTTGAGGAGGAGAAGGCCGATAAGGGGCGAGAAGGGAAAAGTTCAGACCGGGTCCAGAGTGAACTTGATGAGCTGGAGTCCAGGCTGAAGTCTAAAGCAACCTCGCTTCAGTCTGTTTTCTGTTCATCGCTCTCCAAGCCTGGTGGGGGCAGAGGCGCAGGCAGAGGGAGAGGTGGAGATAGATTTAGGGGCCAAGGGCCACTAAGGAGTGGGAGTGATCAAAATCGAGATTTTAATAAACCATCCAAGTTCCAAAAGCAAGAAAGAGGAGCTGAAAGAAATTCAGAGTCAAAGTACAGCAAGCCCTGTCCTGGGGCGGCAGAGAAGGACTTTCCCTCTGTCGGCAGAGGCAGAGGTAGGGGGCGAGGCAGAGGTGATGGTGTAAGGCAAAAGGATCACAGGGGCGGGGGCGTCTTTTCCCATCAGGCACCACAGCAGGCACTGCATCCATCCTGGGAGGCCAGTAAGAAAAGGAAGGAGCAGCAAGGACAAATCCGGGTTTTCCAGGGAAAGAAGATCAAGTTTGACGATGATgactgaaagtgtttttttgtgtgttaatcaATGGTGAACACACACCTTTGGTGGAGTGGCTTACNNNNNNNNNNccccccccccccccgatgtgTAAAGGTGGTCACTTAGTCTGTGTAGTTCTGCAATGATGTGTTCTGGTGCTTTGTCATCCTTATGGCTGGACCACAAACCTGGAGAGTTTTGTACAAGACATCAATAGAAATGTGttgttaaagtatttttattccTTAACATGATGTATTTCTAATTTGGGACACATTTTTTCCTTGAATAGATTTCCCAGTTAACAACAGTTTGAGGAAAAACTAATTTGTGAAAATGACAGTTCTGCGAGAAATGTGTTATAGGCGATCTGGAAAgtaattgtttagtttttgatatttatatttaaaaacctGTACACAAACTCACTGCTTTgtccaaaatgttaaattaggGCTCCGTTATTGTATTGTACACCATATCTAAAATTAATGTGTGATGGTATATATTATTATCTTTAACAGCAAGCAAGATCTTTTTCAAAgaacttctctctgtttttgATACTGGTCTCTGGTTTTAACAGCATATAGTTTATATGTAATACTTTAATGTACTTAGCggccttatttttttttcttaacatgttcaatgtaatttaaaatatcatttatATCATACAAACAGAAATGCTGCACATAAAGACTGTCCATTAAAGAAAAGTAATCCACTTTGTTGCAGAGCTCTGTAGCTATTGGTCGGTTACAGCTGCGTCAGACGTGCACGACGCTGCGTACACAGTGATGGCCAATAGTAGTTTACATGCAAATCTGGTTGAAAATTGCCCCGGGAATCTTGAGTTTCGCGCGTGGAATATCCTCTCGTGCTTGTGTCAGCGGTGGCGCTCTGTTACCTAAAATAATATTGTTCTGCGTTAGTGAAGGAGACAGACTTGAATATGGCCAGTTTTATATCGTACAAGCGGTAAATATAGGTAAAAATAAGAGTAGCAGCAATCATTACGGGAAAATATGAGAAAAGGGGTCTCGGAAGTCGTCGGCATTAGCCTGGGTTGGTCCGAGTATAGCTCGACCATACGGACCGACGGCCCTTCGAGTCACGGTCACGTTACACCCTCCGGACCCTCAACAACAGGGACAGGGCAGACGTTTAAGCTCGAACGAATTCAGGTAACAACTTCTGTTGAGCAGAATTAACCAGGTGCAAAGTACGTGGGGAGCTGGGTTAAGTTGGATATATAAGTGGCTTAGCCAAAGTTAACGTTATATTGAATGCTGAAATTAAGCCAAGTGGTTGCTGGGTAATGTGGCAATGCATGTTCACacttatgtttttatgtgttatcTACATGTGTACACACGTATGTAACGTTAGGCTACTTGCTAGTATTGTATAAGCTCGGTTACGTTACAGTTTCGTCTTCGGACAATTAATGTAACATTAAGATATGGCTAGCATATTTATGGCTAGCATATTTACATATGTGGAACGGACGTGTTCATCATTTAACGTTAACCCTTCCAACCTTGTGCCTCATGATaggttcatttttttcaaattaggtTGGACACTTGGTAACATATCACACGACGTGTGTTTGTAAAGTGAGCCACATACCGGTACGCGAGGAACCGATGTATTTTCTCATAGACATTTTACCACCACTTGAAATGATACTTTAGTTAGCTGCATCATACATGCGATGGTTACCCTGTTTGTTAACGGAAGCGTTGAATCTGTCTTCAGAATAAAGGCATTGTCATTTAAGGTAAACTGAGGTAACAAAACAGCAACTGCTTCTGTTAACGATCAACGTTAAATGCAGTGGAAAGTTAGCTAATAATCCCTATGGTCTTCTTGTATCGTGGGTTTGACACAGAAAAGGGCATGGGGCATTGATGTGTGAAATACAGTTCTTA
The genomic region above belongs to Etheostoma cragini isolate CJK2018 chromosome 14, CSU_Ecrag_1.0, whole genome shotgun sequence and contains:
- the srfbp1 gene encoding serum response factor-binding protein 1, whose product is MATLEKTVPSAEEKEEEQEEIKDQQKEGKDDARDDKEDGDDEEKKEEAVPQASDTVEKTIPLLVPPPQKEKKQNEGLNLNNEVVRMRKEVKRVRALVIRKLTRQMSALKKKKGTDVEIERNQRRAARLLDEIHAMKVLTPDLVTKTALQKHLNFEQVCKNPKSTISDRATARIATHPQFNKKIENIKAAVQAFKAERMNGGRQRGKEKVQNKAGKVTAQSPDKKGEGRSEKEEDISGKQKEVVDPKERDGILKHTKDATVAEPVKETVKATPSADEADAQRKAAPEAKNVRPASLKSSEGKDSVKNKPQSKGAEKKPDLVSAPEMLEKTEAEEESALESSDDEEKEYFDDSTEERFHKQSSQSEESDDDGFFVGKVSKYKKKKKKPKSVEEEKADKGREGKSSDRVQSELDELESRLKSKATSLQSVFCSSLSKPGGGRGAGRGRGGDRFRGQGPLRSGSDQNRDFNKPSKFQKQERGAERNSESKYSKPCPGAAEKDFPSVGRGRGRGRGRGDGVRQKDHRGGGVFSHQAPQQALHPSWEASKKRKEQQGQIRVFQGKKIKFDDDD